The Leadbetterella byssophila DSM 17132 DNA window TTCATTTTGATGGTCTGAAATCCCGCTTCTATCTTTCTGATGATTTGTTCTTTCATGAACTCCTTTTGACCCATCCAAATCAGTCCATTGATGGAAATAGCTTCTTCACCTGAGGTAAATTTAGATGGGAAGAGTATCCTTTTCCCTCCTTGAATTAAATCATATCTGGCCGTTTCTAAGGCAAAAAGTATAGAAGAATAATTTTCTAAGGAAGGCAAAGGCTCCCCTGCATTGATGGCCTTAACTACTTCAGCCAACTTTTGTTCAGCTGCATCACCAAATTCAGGACTTAAACCAAATAGCGGCCCGGCTTCTCCTATACCTACGGTTTCCGGATGGTCCGCATCAAAGAGGTGTAAAAAATACGAATCCTTTTTTCTCAAAACTCCTCTGGATGTTCCTGCGTCAAAACTAAAATTTAACGTATGTTTGCAAAATGCTGCTGAAAGTTTCATATCCCTTACATTTGGTTTACAAAGGTATCACATCCTTCAGAAACTTCCTTTTTGATCAGGGTTTACTTAAAGAATTTCATCCTGAAGTTCCCACCATAGGTGTAGGAAATCTTACTGTAGGCGGAACGGGAAAGACTCCTATGGTAGATTACCTATTGGATCTTTTATCTGATAGAAATCTGGGGGTCATCAGTAGAGGTTATGGAAGAAAGACCAAAGGATTCTTAGAGATACGACCTTCCAGTTCCGCTGAAGAAGTGGGGGATGAACCAAGAATGTTAGCAGATAAGCATCCTGAAGCGCGTTTTTTTGTATCTGAAGATAGAGTAAAAGGTATCCAAAGGGCCCGGGATTTGTATTCTGATATCCATACTTTTGTTTTTGATGATGTGTATCAACACAGGTATTTAAAGCCGGACTTTTTGATCCTTTTGTCGGATTATCATCGACCCTTTTACAAAGACCATGTCTTACCCTACGGAAGATTACGAGAGAGTAGAAAAGGGGCAGATCGAGCGGATGTAGTGATCATCACGAAATGTCCTTTGGATATATCTGAATCTGAAAAGAAGGGTATAGAAAAGGAAGTTCGTAGGTATTCTACTTCTCCGGTGTTTTTCGCGTCCTATCAGATACAGGTTCCCCAAAATGGGAAAGGAAATCAACTAGAGAAAGGTTCTAAGGTGGTACTCCTATCTGCCATAGCGGAGAACAAGAAATTCTTTGAGCAGCAAAGTAAGAACTATGAGATCATTAAGCATTATGCTTTTAGAGATCATTACAAGATACCGCCCATTAAGATTAAGGAAATCCTGAGTAAACATCAGGATGTAGCGATATTAACCACTGAAAAGGATCTGGTGAAGATTAGGCAGGATATAGGAACTGAAGATTTGGACCGAGTTTTTACTCCGGTAGTCAAAGTAGAAATGGGGGAGGACTTTGGAAAATACCTTAGAACACAGCTAGGTTTCGTAGAAAAGCCCTAATTTTGTAAGAGAATATCATGGGGATGTACCGAAAGATCTTTAGTTTACTGTGTTTGGCATTGCCCGGCACTGCTCAGGTTTTAGACGATACCACACGTCAGGTTTATAGTAATGCAACTGTAGAATTTGTGTATGAAAAGGACGTGTTGAGAAATATCCAGCGTTC harbors:
- the lpxK gene encoding tetraacyldisaccharide 4'-kinase; amino-acid sequence: MLLKVSYPLHLVYKGITSFRNFLFDQGLLKEFHPEVPTIGVGNLTVGGTGKTPMVDYLLDLLSDRNLGVISRGYGRKTKGFLEIRPSSSAEEVGDEPRMLADKHPEARFFVSEDRVKGIQRARDLYSDIHTFVFDDVYQHRYLKPDFLILLSDYHRPFYKDHVLPYGRLRESRKGADRADVVIITKCPLDISESEKKGIEKEVRRYSTSPVFFASYQIQVPQNGKGNQLEKGSKVVLLSAIAENKKFFEQQSKNYEIIKHYAFRDHYKIPPIKIKEILSKHQDVAILTTEKDLVKIRQDIGTEDLDRVFTPVVKVEMGEDFGKYLRTQLGFVEKP